The window GTTCTGAAACTGTATCCCGGCGCTAAGTGGCACCAATGGGAGCCGAACCACCGGGACACGGCGCGGAATGGTGCGGTCATGGCCTTTGGGGAGCCGGTCGAAACTCACTACCACCTCGACAAGGCGGACGTGGTGCTTACGCTGGATGCCGACTTCATGTCGGCGGCCGGCCATCCGGATTTCATGCGGCTGTCGCGCGACTTCATGCAGCGCCGGCGCGATCCCAAGCAGGGCATGAGCCGGTTGTACGCGCTGGAGAGCACGCCCAGCAACACCGGCGGCAAGTCCGACCACCGGCTGGGTGTGCGCGCTTCGGAGGTACAGCTGCTGGCGCGGGCCATCGCCGGCAGGCTGGGCATCGTTTCCGCCGGTCCGGCGGAGGTCGTCCACGAGAAGTGGATCGAAGTGCTGGTCAAGGACATGCAGTCGGCGCGCGGTCGGTCTGTCGTGATTCCCGGCGAGCACCAGACCGCTGAGGTGCACGCGCTGGCGCACGCCATGAACGCGGCGCTGGGCAATGTCGGCCAGACGGTCACCTACACGGAATCGGCGCTGGCACAATGGGTGGACAGCAGGGCGTCTTTACGCGAACTGGTCAGCGACATCAACGCGGGCAAGGTCAGCCTGCTGCTGATGCTTGGCGTGAACCCCGTGTATGACGCACCTGCCGACCTCGGTTTAGCCGAAGCGCTCAAGAAAGTCGGGCTGAAGATCCATCTCGGTCTGTATGTGGACGAGACCGCCGCCGCCTGCGACTGGCACCTCCCCGAGGCGCACTACCTCGAACATTGGAGCGATGTCCGCAGCTTTGACGGCAGCGTGTCCATCGTGCAGCCGCTGATCGCGCCGCTCTACAGCGGGCGCAGCGCCCACGAACTGTTGGCAGCCCTGACCGTCAGCACGGAGCAGTCTAGCTATGACATCGTGCGCGCCTACTGGCGAAGCCAGTACAAGGACGCCGATTTCGAGAGTGCCTGGCGGCGCTGGCTGCACGACGGCCTGCTCGCCAACTCCGGCTTCACTCCGAAACAACTTTTCGCCAAGACTCCCAGCCTGCCGGCGGAGATGAAGCCGGCGGTGCAGGGCATCGAGGTCATCTTCCGCCCCGACCCGACCCTCTACGACGGCCGCTTCGCCGCCAACGGCTGGCTGCAGGAGGTCCAGAAGACGGTCAGCACCCTCACCTGGGAGAACGCCGTGATGGTGGGCGCGCGCATGGCACAGCGCGAGGGCTTGCAGTACGGCGACGTGGTCGATCTCGACTATGGCGGCAAGACCATGCGCGGGCCGGTGTACATCCTGCCTGGACATCCCGACCATTCGGTGACCGTACACCTCGGCTACGGCCGGACGCGGGCGGCACTCGCCGGCACCGCCAAGGGCTTCGATGCCTATCCGCTGCGCACCAGCAGCGCGCCCTGGTTCGGCGGCGGCGCCAGCCTGCGCAAGGCCGGGGAGCGGATCACTCTGGCGACGGTCCGCAACCATCATGTGATGGACATCAGCGAGCTGGGCAAAGAGGCAGCTGCGCGCGAGGTCGTGCGCTCGGCCACGC of the Terriglobales bacterium genome contains:
- a CDS encoding TAT-variant-translocated molybdopterin oxidoreductase, with product MLDGKKSCHDQKLIQIAAAEERLELAEVREKLAQARGPKFWRSLEELAATPQFEDMLHREFPRHASEWREGEKGFSRRDFLKLSAASLAFAGLAGCTKQPLEPIVPYVRQPEEMVLGKPLFFATAMTLSGYGKPLLVESHEGRPTKIEGNPDHPASRGASDLYAQASILSLYDPERSQTILNRGQVRPWGSLVGAIKKALAQPGSGAGLRILTGAVSSPTLASQIQQVLKLYPGAKWHQWEPNHRDTARNGAVMAFGEPVETHYHLDKADVVLTLDADFMSAAGHPDFMRLSRDFMQRRRDPKQGMSRLYALESTPSNTGGKSDHRLGVRASEVQLLARAIAGRLGIVSAGPAEVVHEKWIEVLVKDMQSARGRSVVIPGEHQTAEVHALAHAMNAALGNVGQTVTYTESALAQWVDSRASLRELVSDINAGKVSLLLMLGVNPVYDAPADLGLAEALKKVGLKIHLGLYVDETAAACDWHLPEAHYLEHWSDVRSFDGSVSIVQPLIAPLYSGRSAHELLAALTVSTEQSSYDIVRAYWRSQYKDADFESAWRRWLHDGLLANSGFTPKQLFAKTPSLPAEMKPAVQGIEVIFRPDPTLYDGRFAANGWLQEVQKTVSTLTWENAVMVGARMAQREGLQYGDVVDLDYGGKTMRGPVYILPGHPDHSVTVHLGYGRTRAALAGTAKGFDAYPLRTSSAPWFGGGASLRKAGERITLATVRNHHVMDISELGKEAAAREVVRSATLDEFRKDPNFARGDEPAEAMTMYTPYHYEGYAWGMAIDMNACIGCNSCVVACQSENNIPVVGREQVINSREMHWLRIDAYYQGDPDNPKLYFQPVPCMQCENAPCELVCPVGATVHSSEGLNDMVYNRCVGTRYCSNNCPYKVRRFNFLLFQDWESPSLKLMRNPDVSVRSRGVMEKCTYCVQRINAGRIEAETQDRKVRDGEIQTACQQACPTQAIVFGDINDKGSAVARWKQDPRNYGLLAELNTRPRTTYLAEVRNPSPELHETGIGRAHEGPHPMNREEHK